A DNA window from Altererythrobacter sp. B11 contains the following coding sequences:
- a CDS encoding NepR family anti-sigma factor: protein MRIVDVRVQHLFHGEAERAVNRERAVASRMTKDEMTEPQKAAEKQNVQTQGATTAAPQPQWAKGLKQLYNSVVDEPLPDSFKDLLAKLDDDGK, encoded by the coding sequence ATGCGCATTGTGGATGTGCGCGTGCAACATCTGTTTCATGGTGAGGCAGAGCGGGCGGTAAATCGGGAGCGGGCAGTCGCATCGCGCATGACCAAAGATGAAATGACGGAGCCGCAAAAGGCGGCGGAGAAACAGAACGTGCAAACACAGGGTGCCACTACGGCCGCCCCCCAGCCCCAATGGGCCAAAGGCTTGAAGCAATTGTACAATTCGGTGGTGGACGAACCACTGCCGGATAGCTTCAAGGATTTGCTGGCGAAGCTGGATGACGACGGCAAATGA
- a CDS encoding DUF6152 family protein, translating to MKTYLKPLLAALALTATPTLPALAHHSYSMFDMNKMIELKATVTRFKWQNPHAFIEADVAIPNGTEHWAIEMTSPNNLIQSGWKRTSLKPGDKVTLYVHPLRSGARGGSYAGVRFADGSTLGEVK from the coding sequence ATGAAGACTTACCTCAAGCCGCTTCTCGCCGCGCTGGCGCTGACGGCAACCCCTACCCTCCCCGCGCTGGCCCACCACAGCTATTCCATGTTCGACATGAACAAGATGATCGAACTGAAGGCCACGGTGACGCGCTTCAAATGGCAGAACCCGCACGCCTTCATCGAAGCCGATGTGGCGATTCCGAACGGGACCGAACATTGGGCGATCGAGATGACGAGCCCGAACAACCTGATCCAGTCCGGCTGGAAGCGGACCTCGCTGAAGCCGGGGGACAAGGTGACGCTCTATGTCCATCCGCTGCGCAGCGGCGCGCGGGGTGGATCCTACGCGGGCGTGCGCTTCGCCGATGGCAGCACGCTTGGCGAAGTGAAATAG
- a CDS encoding MBL fold metallo-hydrolase, translating into MKRLAILATIAVAGMTAASLQAQGGLPGIEPIEKVSDNVYKIFGAGGNTVAFVRSDGVTLIDTKLPGNGQAILDEVRKVTDKPVTMIINTHSHPDHVGSNSEIESLAGHVEVIAQANSAKRMAKLPNVRAPDKDFTGRMTIGKGKDEIALYWFGAGHTDGDALVVFPAERTMATGDIMAWFMAPLIDPASGGSMVALPDTLAKAQDTIKGVDKVIEGHGQVRSWDEFRSYITFHRALVDTAKATLAKGGTPEDGLAVLESNPAFKPFLGDQLLKGLEYGGTPKSRALIDLNVAFQELKGEPVTTQWGPRPPAPAPAGGDAHQH; encoded by the coding sequence ATGAAACGACTGGCGATCCTTGCCACCATAGCCGTGGCCGGCATGACCGCGGCGAGCCTGCAGGCGCAGGGCGGCCTGCCGGGCATCGAGCCCATCGAGAAGGTTTCCGACAACGTCTACAAGATCTTCGGCGCCGGCGGGAACACCGTGGCCTTCGTGCGCAGCGATGGCGTGACGCTGATCGACACCAAGCTGCCGGGCAACGGCCAGGCTATTCTGGACGAAGTGCGCAAGGTCACCGACAAGCCGGTGACGATGATCATCAACACCCATTCGCATCCCGATCACGTGGGCAGCAACAGCGAGATCGAAAGCCTGGCGGGCCATGTGGAGGTGATCGCGCAGGCCAATTCGGCCAAGCGCATGGCGAAGCTGCCCAATGTCCGCGCGCCGGACAAGGATTTCACCGGCCGGATGACCATCGGCAAGGGCAAGGACGAGATCGCGCTCTACTGGTTCGGCGCGGGCCATACCGATGGCGATGCCTTGGTGGTGTTCCCGGCGGAGCGGACCATGGCGACCGGCGACATCATGGCCTGGTTCATGGCCCCGCTGATCGATCCCGCGTCGGGCGGCAGCATGGTGGCCCTGCCCGATACGCTGGCCAAGGCGCAGGACACGATCAAGGGCGTGGACAAGGTGATCGAAGGCCACGGCCAGGTGCGCAGCTGGGACGAATTCCGTTCCTACATCACCTTCCACCGCGCGCTGGTGGATACGGCCAAGGCCACGCTGGCCAAGGGCGGCACCCCGGAAGACGGGCTGGCTGTGCTGGAGAGCAATCCTGCCTTCAAGCCATTCCTGGGCGACCAGCTGTTGAAGGGGCTGGAATATGGCGGCACGCCCAAATCGCGCGCGCTGATCGACCTCAATGTCGCCTTTCAGGAACTGAAGGGCGAACCGGTGACCACGCAGTGGGGGCCGCGCCCGCCCGCGCCGGCACCCGCCGGGGGCGACGCGCACCAGCATTAA
- the modB gene encoding molybdate ABC transporter permease subunit — protein MGLSAQEWSIIGLSLRVSLVAVGCTLPIAYGLAWLLARRRFPGRVLLDALVHLPLVVPPVVTGWLLLILFGRAGPVGGWLYDQFGVTLVFRWTGAALAAAVMALPLMVRAMRLSIESVDRRLVEAARTLGASPWRAFLGITLPLSAPGVAAGLVLGFARSLGEFGATITFASNIAGETRTLPLAIYTGLQLPGAEAQVARLALISVALSIAALLLSEMLVRRSAGGRAHVL, from the coding sequence CTGGGCCTCTCCGCGCAGGAATGGTCGATCATCGGCCTGTCCTTGCGGGTAAGCCTGGTGGCGGTGGGCTGCACCCTGCCGATCGCCTATGGCCTCGCCTGGCTGCTCGCGCGGCGGCGCTTCCCCGGCCGCGTGCTGCTGGATGCGCTGGTGCACCTGCCGCTGGTGGTGCCGCCGGTGGTCACGGGCTGGCTGCTGCTGATCCTCTTCGGGCGGGCCGGCCCCGTGGGCGGCTGGCTCTATGATCAGTTCGGCGTGACGCTGGTGTTCCGCTGGACCGGGGCGGCGCTGGCCGCAGCGGTGATGGCCCTGCCGCTGATGGTGCGCGCCATGCGCCTGTCGATCGAATCGGTGGATCGGCGGCTAGTGGAGGCGGCGCGCACGCTGGGCGCCTCCCCCTGGCGTGCCTTCCTCGGCATCACCCTGCCGCTCTCCGCCCCCGGCGTCGCCGCGGGGCTGGTGCTGGGCTTCGCCCGCTCGCTAGGCGAATTCGGCGCCACCATCACCTTCGCTTCCAACATCGCGGGGGAGACGCGCACCCTGCCGCTGGCGATCTACACCGGGCTGCAATTGCCGGGGGCGGAGGCGCAGGTGGCGCGGCTGGCGCTGATCTCCGTCGCCCTGTCCATCGCTGCGTTGCTGCTTTCGGAAATGCTCGTGCGCCGATCCGCCGGGGGCCGCGCACATGTTCTTTGA
- the modA gene encoding molybdate ABC transporter substrate-binding protein: MIRRVPLSLRWLLAALLLPLLTACGGAEGTESGAPVVLAAASMQEALTDAAGAWTAAGHPAPQLSFAASSALARQIEGGAPADIYLPADEEWMDRLEGLGLLRQGSRADLLSNSLVLIAPASSPPRSWDGTRAGLLALLDDGRIALAEPDVVPAGRYAQAALQSIGAWDALSRRVAVAENVRAALALVERGEVPLGVVYATDATASAKVRVLASFPASSHPPIRYPVALLAASSNAQAPDLLAFLRSDQARAIFAAHGFGGPQG; encoded by the coding sequence ATGATCCGCCGCGTCCCCCTTTCGCTGCGCTGGCTGCTGGCCGCGCTTCTCCTCCCGCTGTTGACGGCTTGTGGGGGCGCAGAGGGGACGGAGAGTGGCGCACCTGTGGTGCTGGCAGCAGCGAGCATGCAGGAGGCGCTCACGGACGCCGCCGGCGCATGGACCGCAGCCGGCCATCCGGCGCCGCAGCTGTCCTTCGCTGCCTCCTCCGCGCTTGCCCGCCAGATCGAAGGCGGCGCGCCGGCGGACATCTACCTGCCCGCGGACGAGGAATGGATGGACCGGCTGGAAGGGCTCGGCCTGTTGCGGCAGGGCAGCCGCGCCGATCTGCTGAGCAACAGCCTGGTGCTGATCGCCCCCGCTTCCTCCCCCCCGCGCAGCTGGGACGGAACGCGCGCCGGCCTGCTCGCGCTGCTGGACGACGGGCGGATCGCGCTGGCGGAGCCCGATGTGGTGCCCGCCGGGCGCTATGCCCAGGCGGCCCTGCAAAGCATCGGCGCGTGGGATGCGCTGTCCCGCCGGGTGGCCGTGGCGGAGAATGTCCGTGCCGCGCTGGCACTGGTGGAGCGGGGGGAAGTGCCGCTGGGCGTCGTCTATGCCACCGATGCCACGGCCTCGGCCAAGGTGCGCGTGCTGGCATCCTTCCCGGCAAGCAGCCATCCGCCGATCCGCTATCCCGTCGCGCTGCTGGCGGCTTCCAGCAATGCGCAGGCGCCCGATCTGCTCGCCTTCCTCCGTTCGGATCAGGCGCGGGCGATCTTCGCCGCGCACGGCTTCGGCGGGCCGCAGGGGTGA
- a CDS encoding HupE/UreJ family protein, with protein MLEQMRRRDAGTAPIDVALRLLACLLLLLLATPASAHPAPFSYLDLDLRDGAIEGSVTFHVIDGAHDLGLSQPRRLLEPAVLTAEEATIERVLAARLQAGGVPGPIRWTGAAAKAADDAVRLSFQIPGAPPGSLTLNADLFPYDPQHQTFVNIYDGGELRQQWIFGAGSDPRSYYRGSRAGVLAVIATFVPSGIHHILIGPDHLLFLFGLLLLGGGWRQLVKIVTAFTIGHSITLSLAALDIVNPPAQLVEPAIALTVVLVGVDNLLQRKGGGRDLRPYAAALFGLIHGFGFASVLREFGLPQEALGWSLFSFNVGVELGQLAVVLVVASLLGAIRKANAAAGQAVALAGSVVVIAAGAYWFVERVFLGGA; from the coding sequence ATGTTGGAGCAGATGCGGCGGCGCGACGCGGGGACCGCGCCGATTGACGTGGCACTGCGCCTGCTGGCCTGCCTCCTGCTGTTGCTGCTGGCCACGCCGGCCTCGGCGCATCCCGCCCCGTTCAGCTATCTCGATCTCGATCTGCGCGACGGCGCGATCGAAGGCAGCGTGACCTTCCATGTGATCGACGGCGCGCATGATCTTGGCCTGTCGCAGCCCCGCCGCCTGCTGGAGCCGGCCGTGCTGACCGCGGAGGAGGCGACAATCGAGCGCGTGCTTGCCGCGCGGCTGCAGGCTGGCGGCGTGCCGGGGCCGATCCGCTGGACGGGCGCCGCCGCGAAGGCCGCCGACGATGCCGTGCGCCTCTCTTTCCAGATACCCGGCGCGCCGCCCGGATCGCTGACGCTGAACGCCGACCTGTTCCCCTACGACCCGCAGCACCAGACCTTCGTGAACATCTATGACGGTGGGGAGCTGCGGCAGCAGTGGATCTTCGGCGCGGGCAGCGATCCGCGCAGCTACTATCGCGGCAGCCGGGCGGGCGTGCTGGCAGTGATCGCCACCTTCGTCCCTTCGGGCATCCATCATATATTGATCGGGCCGGACCATCTGCTGTTCCTGTTCGGCCTGCTGTTGCTGGGCGGCGGCTGGCGGCAGCTGGTGAAGATCGTCACCGCCTTCACCATCGGCCACAGCATCACCCTGTCCCTCGCCGCTCTGGACATCGTCAATCCGCCGGCACAGCTGGTAGAGCCCGCCATCGCCCTCACCGTGGTGCTGGTGGGGGTGGACAATCTGCTGCAACGCAAGGGCGGCGGCCGCGATCTGCGACCCTATGCGGCGGCGCTGTTCGGCCTGATCCACGGCTTCGGCTTCGCCAGCGTCCTGCGCGAATTCGGACTTCCGCAAGAAGCGCTTGGCTGGTCGCTGTTTTCGTTTAATGTCGGGGTGGAACTGGGGCAGCTCGCCGTGGTGCTGGTCGTGGCCAGCCTGCTAGGCGCGATCCGCAAGGCAAACGCCGCCGCCGGGCAGGCCGTGGCACTGGCAGGGTCCGTCGTGGTGATCGCGGCAGGTGCATACTGGTTCGTCGAGAGGGTATTCCTGGGAGGGGCTTGA
- a CDS encoding ATP-binding cassette domain-containing protein: MFFEVALRRRVGERDIALDFTSDAVLTALTGLSGAGKTSVLNCIAGLARPDAGRIAVQGAVLFDSAAGVDLPPERRRAGYVFQDARLFPHLRVQANLAYGEKLAPPDDRWITQGEVVDFLGIAHLLTRYPANLSGGETRRVAIGRALLAAPRFLLLDEPLSSLDPARGEDLLRLIERIRDELAIPTLLVSHSREEVQRLAGRVVTMG, translated from the coding sequence ATGTTCTTTGAAGTGGCACTGCGCCGGCGCGTGGGGGAGCGCGACATCGCGCTGGATTTCACCTCCGACGCGGTGCTGACGGCGCTCACCGGCCTATCGGGCGCGGGCAAGACCAGCGTGCTCAACTGCATCGCCGGGCTTGCGCGGCCGGACGCGGGCCGCATCGCGGTGCAGGGGGCGGTGCTGTTCGACAGCGCGGCGGGCGTGGACCTGCCGCCGGAACGACGCCGCGCCGGCTATGTGTTCCAGGATGCCCGGCTGTTCCCGCATCTGCGGGTGCAGGCGAACCTCGCCTATGGCGAGAAGCTCGCTCCGCCGGATGACCGCTGGATCACGCAGGGCGAGGTGGTCGATTTCCTCGGCATCGCCCATCTGCTCACCCGCTATCCGGCCAATCTGTCCGGGGGTGAGACGCGGCGCGTGGCGATCGGCCGCGCGCTGCTCGCCGCCCCGCGCTTCCTGCTGCTGGACGAGCCGCTCAGCTCGCTCGATCCCGCACGCGGGGAGGATTTGCTGCGCCTGATCGAGCGCATTCGCGATGAACTGGCAATTCCCACCCTGCTGGTGAGCCACAGCCGCGAAGAGGTGCAGCGCCTCGCCGGCCGTGTCGTCACCATGGGGTGA
- a CDS encoding CHASE domain-containing protein, whose protein sequence is MTANRSRTKRWLVRYPRALPVAIFLLIAAVTVLSVFAIERGEQQRQSAQMRSRAMAISSALERRANSSSAYLRAGAALLATLDEVSVSRFRRFVSELRLDADYRGTEGIGWADVVYPDEVAAFDAQMLEEAPGRAQLHPRPNGSQPYSVAVTFLQPDTERNRRALGFDMFSEPVRRAAMVEAERTGRPTASGKVVLQQEGAGEAPGFLIYMPVFEPAPSGRRLRGFIYSPFNARDFLEAALELEDGGDYGLRLYAGDPGPRTLLAAIDGVDGGDTRIFQRVSVANSPWVLELSATRGLDLSGLSVVTLIFGLLVGSLLMLLVRMLTQQALEDEAALRWFEEQASIRNSLTRELNHRVKNTLANVLSIIALTRRRSGSLDEFADALDGRIRALSATHDLLTKSDWGITPIRAVVEAELKPYAHPEDHQVDLQGPDVALAPNDALSLGLAMHELATNAAKYGALSRSGGRVSVRWNPLTDVLVRIEWQESGGPPVPQQRGRGFGTDLIERIVAHELNSPVDLRFEPDGVRCVLTIPVRRPTEFSMRAAGKVSLTSEAGTPST, encoded by the coding sequence GTGACGGCCAATAGAAGCAGGACCAAACGCTGGCTGGTGCGCTATCCGCGCGCCCTGCCGGTGGCGATTTTCCTCCTGATCGCCGCGGTCACCGTGCTCAGCGTCTTCGCGATCGAGCGGGGGGAGCAGCAGCGCCAGTCGGCCCAGATGCGCAGCCGCGCCATGGCGATCTCCTCCGCGCTCGAACGGCGGGCCAATTCCTCCAGCGCCTATCTGCGCGCGGGCGCCGCCCTGCTCGCCACGCTGGACGAGGTGAGCGTGTCGCGCTTCCGCCGCTTCGTCAGCGAGTTGCGGCTGGATGCGGATTATCGCGGGACGGAAGGGATCGGCTGGGCCGATGTGGTCTATCCGGACGAGGTAGCTGCCTTCGATGCGCAGATGCTGGAAGAGGCGCCGGGGCGGGCGCAACTCCACCCGCGGCCGAACGGGAGCCAGCCCTATTCCGTCGCCGTCACCTTCCTCCAGCCCGATACGGAACGGAACCGCCGTGCGCTGGGCTTCGACATGTTCTCCGAACCGGTGCGCCGCGCCGCGATGGTGGAGGCGGAGCGCACGGGCCGCCCCACCGCCAGCGGCAAGGTGGTGCTACAGCAGGAAGGCGCGGGAGAGGCGCCCGGCTTCCTGATCTACATGCCGGTGTTCGAGCCCGCGCCCTCCGGCCGGCGTTTGCGCGGCTTCATCTACAGCCCCTTCAACGCGCGCGATTTCCTGGAAGCCGCGCTGGAGCTTGAGGATGGCGGCGATTACGGCCTCCGTCTTTACGCAGGCGATCCCGGGCCCCGGACGCTGCTCGCCGCGATCGACGGGGTCGACGGCGGGGACACGCGCATCTTCCAGCGGGTGTCGGTGGCCAACAGCCCCTGGGTGCTCGAACTCAGCGCGACGCGGGGGCTCGATCTGTCAGGGCTGTCCGTGGTGACGCTGATCTTCGGCCTGCTGGTCGGCAGCCTGCTGATGCTGCTGGTGCGCATGCTCACGCAGCAGGCGCTGGAGGACGAGGCGGCGCTGCGCTGGTTCGAGGAGCAGGCCTCCATCCGCAATTCGCTGACCCGCGAGCTGAACCACCGGGTCAAGAACACGCTGGCCAATGTGCTGTCGATCATCGCGCTCACCCGCCGCCGTTCCGGCAGCCTGGATGAATTCGCCGATGCGCTGGACGGGCGCATCCGCGCGCTGTCCGCCACGCATGACCTGCTGACCAAGTCCGACTGGGGCATCACGCCGATCCGTGCCGTGGTGGAGGCGGAGCTGAAGCCCTATGCCCATCCGGAAGACCATCAGGTGGATTTGCAGGGGCCGGACGTGGCGCTAGCGCCCAATGATGCGCTGTCGCTGGGCCTCGCGATGCACGAACTGGCGACCAATGCGGCCAAATATGGCGCCCTCAGCCGCTCCGGCGGGCGCGTGTCGGTGCGGTGGAACCCGCTGACCGATGTGCTCGTGCGGATCGAATGGCAGGAAAGCGGCGGCCCGCCCGTGCCGCAGCAGCGCGGCCGCGGGTTCGGCACCGACCTGATCGAGCGGATCGTGGCGCACGAGCTGAACAGCCCGGTGGACCTTCGGTTCGAGCCCGACGGGGTGCGCTGCGTGCTGACCATTCCCGTGCGCCGCCCCACCGAATTCTCCATGCGCGCGGCGGGCAAGGTCAGCCTGACAAGCGAAGCCGGCACCCCGTCCACCTGA
- a CDS encoding DUF6152 family protein, with translation MNSPARLGLFALAAGAALATMPAAAHHSFAMFDQKKVMTLQGTVSEFQWTNPHAFIELDVPGGANSTHWSIELNSPNNLKRQGWTRTALKSGDKVTVRINPLRNGKTGGLFLDVKLPSGKVLDSGLPKDGKPVNVPEL, from the coding sequence ATGAATAGCCCCGCCCGCCTGGGCCTGTTCGCCCTGGCCGCCGGTGCCGCGCTGGCCACCATGCCGGCCGCAGCCCACCACAGCTTCGCCATGTTCGACCAGAAGAAGGTGATGACGCTGCAAGGCACGGTCAGCGAGTTCCAGTGGACCAACCCCCACGCCTTCATCGAGCTGGACGTGCCGGGCGGTGCCAATTCCACGCACTGGAGCATCGAGCTGAACAGCCCGAACAATCTCAAGCGGCAGGGCTGGACCCGCACCGCGCTGAAATCGGGCGACAAGGTGACCGTGCGGATCAACCCGCTGCGCAATGGGAAGACCGGGGGCCTGTTCCTCGATGTGAAGCTGCCCAGCGGCAAGGTGCTCGATTCCGGCCTGCCGAAGGACGGCAAGCCGGTGAACGTGCCGGAGCTGTAA
- a CDS encoding sigma-70 family RNA polymerase sigma factor, with protein sequence MSANAKIPVSSPERSAADKAAFKRELTEVVPHLRAFARGLCGRPDMADDLVQEALLKAWAAQDRFEPGTSMRAWTFVILRNAYLTDMRRNRFRGEYDETVAERILTAPAEQEEPLHLSDMHRALLTLPPERREALLLVGAGGFSYEEAAEICGCAVGTIKSRVGRARAALTSMMDEGSIPDRSRADPAAHRAILEELDEVAAGRGQTTPTQ encoded by the coding sequence ATGAGTGCGAACGCAAAGATTCCCGTTTCGTCCCCTGAACGTAGCGCGGCCGACAAGGCCGCTTTCAAGAGAGAACTGACCGAAGTCGTGCCCCATCTGCGTGCTTTTGCGCGCGGACTCTGCGGCCGGCCGGACATGGCCGACGATCTGGTGCAGGAAGCGCTGCTGAAGGCGTGGGCAGCGCAGGACCGGTTCGAGCCGGGCACCAGCATGCGGGCCTGGACCTTCGTGATCCTGCGCAACGCCTATCTGACCGACATGCGCCGCAATCGTTTCCGCGGCGAGTATGACGAGACGGTGGCCGAACGCATCCTGACAGCGCCTGCCGAGCAGGAAGAGCCGCTCCACCTCTCCGACATGCACCGTGCGCTGCTGACCCTGCCGCCCGAGCGGCGCGAGGCGCTGCTGCTGGTGGGCGCCGGCGGTTTCTCCTACGAAGAGGCTGCAGAAATCTGCGGCTGCGCCGTGGGCACGATTAAGAGCCGGGTGGGCCGCGCGCGCGCCGCGCTGACCAGCATGATGGACGAAGGCTCGATCCCCGATCGCTCGCGCGCGGATCCGGCGGCCCATCGCGCCATTCTGGAAGAGCTGGACGAAGTGGCCGCCGGCCGGGGGCAAACCACCCCCACGCAGTGA